A single region of the Oreochromis niloticus isolate F11D_XX linkage group LG19, O_niloticus_UMD_NMBU, whole genome shotgun sequence genome encodes:
- the ap4s1 gene encoding AP-4 complex subunit sigma-1 isoform X1, with protein MVCTDNIDFTIPLQPAADRRMIKFVLMVNRQGQTRLSRYYHSVELSRRAALEADVVRYCLSRKKDQCSFVEYKDFKVVYRQYAALYIVVGITDSENELSIYELVHNFVEVLDKYFSRVSVYFSLQSELDIMFNLDRVHIILDEMIQNGHIVETNKSRILAPLTAIDKMVES; from the exons ATGGTCTGTACTGATAATATTGACTTTACGATTCCTCTGCAGCCAGCAGCCGATCGGAGAATGATCAAGTTCGTGCTAATGGTAAACCGACAGGGTCAGACCAGGCTGTCCAGGTATTATCACTCTGTGGAGCTGAGCAGGAGAGCAGCGCTTGAGGCCGATGTAGTACGCTACTGCCTGAGCCGCAAGAAAGATCAG TGTTCCTTTGTGGAGTACAAAGACTTTAAAGTGGTTTACCGCCAGTATGCTGCTCTGTATATCGTGGTGGGCATCACAGACAGTGAG AATGAGCTGTCCATCTACGAGCTGGTTCATAACTTCGTGGAGGTCTTGGATAAATACTTCAGCCGGGTG tctgtgtatttCTCCCTACAGAGTGAACTGGAT ATAATGTTCAATCTGGATCGAGTTCATATCATCCTGGATGAGATGATCCAGAATGGACACATTGTGGAAACAAACAAGAGCCGCATCCTCGCTCCCCTCACCGCCATTGACAAGATGGTGGAGAGctga
- the ap4s1 gene encoding AP-4 complex subunit sigma-1 isoform X2, with the protein MVCTDNIDFTIPLQPAADRRMIKFVLMVNRQGQTRLSRYYHSVELSRRAALEADVVRYCLSRKKDQCSFVEYKDFKVVYRQYAALYIVVGITDSENELSIYELVHNFVEVLDKYFSRVSELDIMFNLDRVHIILDEMIQNGHIVETNKSRILAPLTAIDKMVES; encoded by the exons ATGGTCTGTACTGATAATATTGACTTTACGATTCCTCTGCAGCCAGCAGCCGATCGGAGAATGATCAAGTTCGTGCTAATGGTAAACCGACAGGGTCAGACCAGGCTGTCCAGGTATTATCACTCTGTGGAGCTGAGCAGGAGAGCAGCGCTTGAGGCCGATGTAGTACGCTACTGCCTGAGCCGCAAGAAAGATCAG TGTTCCTTTGTGGAGTACAAAGACTTTAAAGTGGTTTACCGCCAGTATGCTGCTCTGTATATCGTGGTGGGCATCACAGACAGTGAG AATGAGCTGTCCATCTACGAGCTGGTTCATAACTTCGTGGAGGTCTTGGATAAATACTTCAGCCGGGTG AGTGAACTGGAT ATAATGTTCAATCTGGATCGAGTTCATATCATCCTGGATGAGATGATCCAGAATGGACACATTGTGGAAACAAACAAGAGCCGCATCCTCGCTCCCCTCACCGCCATTGACAAGATGGTGGAGAGctga
- the ap4s1 gene encoding AP-4 complex subunit sigma-1 isoform X3, with the protein MVCTDNIDFTIPLQPAADRRMIKFVLMVNRQGQTRLSRYYHSVELSRRAALEADVVRYCLSRKKDQCSFVEYKDFKVVYRQYAALYIVVGITDSENELSIYELVHNFVEVLDKYFSRVIMFNLDRVHIILDEMIQNGHIVETNKSRILAPLTAIDKMVES; encoded by the exons ATGGTCTGTACTGATAATATTGACTTTACGATTCCTCTGCAGCCAGCAGCCGATCGGAGAATGATCAAGTTCGTGCTAATGGTAAACCGACAGGGTCAGACCAGGCTGTCCAGGTATTATCACTCTGTGGAGCTGAGCAGGAGAGCAGCGCTTGAGGCCGATGTAGTACGCTACTGCCTGAGCCGCAAGAAAGATCAG TGTTCCTTTGTGGAGTACAAAGACTTTAAAGTGGTTTACCGCCAGTATGCTGCTCTGTATATCGTGGTGGGCATCACAGACAGTGAG AATGAGCTGTCCATCTACGAGCTGGTTCATAACTTCGTGGAGGTCTTGGATAAATACTTCAGCCGGGTG ATAATGTTCAATCTGGATCGAGTTCATATCATCCTGGATGAGATGATCCAGAATGGACACATTGTGGAAACAAACAAGAGCCGCATCCTCGCTCCCCTCACCGCCATTGACAAGATGGTGGAGAGctga
- the ap4s1 gene encoding AP-4 complex subunit sigma-1 isoform X4 — protein sequence MIKFVLMVNRQGQTRLSRYYHSVELSRRAALEADVVRYCLSRKKDQCSFVEYKDFKVVYRQYAALYIVVGITDSENELSIYELVHNFVEVLDKYFSRVSELDIMFNLDRVHIILDEMIQNGHIVETNKSRILAPLTAIDKMVES from the exons ATGATCAAGTTCGTGCTAATGGTAAACCGACAGGGTCAGACCAGGCTGTCCAGGTATTATCACTCTGTGGAGCTGAGCAGGAGAGCAGCGCTTGAGGCCGATGTAGTACGCTACTGCCTGAGCCGCAAGAAAGATCAG TGTTCCTTTGTGGAGTACAAAGACTTTAAAGTGGTTTACCGCCAGTATGCTGCTCTGTATATCGTGGTGGGCATCACAGACAGTGAG AATGAGCTGTCCATCTACGAGCTGGTTCATAACTTCGTGGAGGTCTTGGATAAATACTTCAGCCGGGTG AGTGAACTGGAT ATAATGTTCAATCTGGATCGAGTTCATATCATCCTGGATGAGATGATCCAGAATGGACACATTGTGGAAACAAACAAGAGCCGCATCCTCGCTCCCCTCACCGCCATTGACAAGATGGTGGAGAGctga
- the strn3 gene encoding striatin-3 isoform X2, whose translation MDEHPGGGGVGTSAPRQPPPPQQQGNNSSANPPIGGGGGGAVMVPHQPDELPRPQQQYTIPGILHYIQHEWARFEMERAHWEVERAELQARIAFLQGERKGQENLKHDLVRRIKMLEYALKQERAKYHKLKYGTELNQGEMKMPSFESDTKDSEVSAVHANSQLTWKQGRQLLRQYLQEVGYTDTILDVRTQRVRSLLGLSGSEQNGSVENKNLQHLINGTERRKDKRSPGDVLETFNFLENTEDSDEDDEEEGDLMDDISTDKHHRAKKHKTKVGNEGLASEDDADTEEALKEFDFLVTAEDGEGAGEARSSGDGTEWAEPLPFPTGGGKSFLLGGSDDVLESVLGLGDLADLTVTNDETDYGYDLPSSKESSFRKTWNPKYTLRSHFDGVRALDFHPIEPCLVTVSEDHTLKLWNLTKTVPAKKSASFDVEPIFTFRAHVGPVLSLAMTSSGEQCFSGGLDATIQWWNIPSSNVDPYDTYDPSVLAGSWLGHTDAVWGLAYSGIKNRLLSCSADGTVKLWNPTEKNPCISTFNTNHEHGIPTSVDFNGCDPAHMVASFNSGDVVVYDLETSQQALVLKGQGDGTLPGSNHINKVVSHPTLPVTITAHEDRHIKFFDNKSGKVIHAMVAHLDAVTSLAVDPNGIYLMSGSHDCSLRLWNLDSKTCVQEITAHRKKSEEAIYDVAFHPSKAYIASAGADALARVYV comes from the exons atggacGAACACCCCGGCGGAGGAGGGGTCGGAACAAGTGCCCCACGACAGCCTCCGCCACCACAGCAGCAGGGGAATAACAGTAGCGCGAATCCACCAATTGGAGGCGGTGGTGGCGGAGCAGTCATGGTACCACACCAGCCCGATGAGCTACCTCGGCCGCAGCAGCAGTACACAATCCCCGGCATCCTGCACTACATCCAGCATGAGTGGGCCCGGTTCGAGATGGAGAGGGCGCACTGGGAAGTGGAGAGGGCCGAGCTTCAG GCGAGGATAGCCTTCTTGCAGGGGGAGAGGAAGGGCCAGGAAAACCTGAAGCATGACCTGGTTAGAAGAATAAAAATGTTAGAATATGCATTAAAGCAGGAAAG agCAAAATACCACAAGTTAAAATATGGAACAGAGCTAAACCAAGGAGAAATGAAGATGCCAAGTTTTGAATCAG ACACCAAAGACTCAGAGGTCTCTGCTGTTCATGCCAACAGTCAGCTCACCTGGAAACAAGGACGACAGCTGCTCAGACA GTACCTACAGGAAGTCGGATACACAGACACCATCCTCGACGTTCGTACTCAGAGGGTTCGCTCTCTGCTTGGCCTGTCAGGCTCAGAGCAGAATGGATCTGTGGAGAACAAGAACCTGCAGCACCTGATCAATGGGACCGAGCGCCGCAAGGACAAAAG GAGTCCAGGTGATGTTCTGGAGACTTTTAACTTTCTGGAAAACACAGAAGACAGCGATGAAGACGATGAGGAGGAGGGGGACCTGATGGATGACATCAGCACTGACAAACATCACCGAGCCAAGAAACATAAGACCAAG GTGGGAAACGAGGGCTTAGCATCAGAGGATGATGCCGACACAGAGGAGGCGCTAAAGGAATTTGACTTCTTGGTGACGGCTGAGGATGGAGAAGGGGCGGGTGAGGCTCGGAGCTCCGGAGACGGGACAGAGTGGG CGGAGCCTCTACCGTTTCCTACTGGCGGGGGAAAGTCCTTCTTACTTGGGGGGTCAGATGACGTGTTGGAGAGCGTGCTGGGACTGGGTGACCTTGCCGACCTCACAGTCACCAACGATGAAACTGACTATGGCTATGAT CTGCCGTCCAGTAAGGAGTCTTCGTTCAGGAAGACATGGAACCCCAAGTACACGCTAAGGAGCCACTTCGATGGTGTCCGAGCACTAGACTTTCATCCCATTGAGCCCTGCCTGGTCACCGTGTCCGAGGATCACACCCTTAAATTGTGGAACCTCACCAAGACCGTCCCTGCCAAAAA aaGTGCCTCTTTCGACGTGGAACCGATCTTCACATTCAGAGCGCATGT tGGACCAGTGTTGTCATTGGCGATGACCTCCAGTGGTGAACAGTGTTTTAGTGGTGGTCTCGACGCAACCATCCAATGGTGGAACATCCCCAGCTCAAATGTTGATCCCTACGACACTTATG ATCCCAGCGTCCTGGCAGGTTCCTGGTTAGGACACACGGATGCTGTGTGGGGATTGGCATACAGCGGTATCAAAAACCGCCTCCTGTCCTGCTCGGCCGACGGAACAGTGAAGCTGTGGAACCCAACAGAGAAAAACCCCTGCATCAGCACTTTCAATACAAACCATg AGCACGGGATCCCTACATCGGTGGACTTCAATGGTTGTGACCCTGCTCACATGGTGGCATCCTTTAATAGCGGAGATGTGGTGGTGTATGACCTGGAAACTTCCCAGCAAGCACTGGTGCTCAAAGGACAGGGAGATGGCA CTCTGCCGGGGTCAAATCATATAAATAAGGTGGTGAGTCATCCCACACTGCCAGTCACCATCACTGCTCATGAAGATCGACACATCAAATTCTTTGATAACAAGTCAG GTAAAGTGATTCATGCCATGGTGGCTCATCTGGATGCAGTAACTAGCCTGGCCGTGGATCCCAACGGCATCTACCTGATGTCTGGCA GTCACGACTGCTCTCTGCGTCTGTGGAACCTAGACAGTAAAACGTGTGTTCAAGAGATCACAGCTCATCGTAAGAAGAGCGAGGAGGCCATCTACGACGTGGCCTTCCACCCCTCCAAGGCCTACATTGCCTCCGCTGGAGCCGACGCCCTTGCCAGAGTCTACGTATAG
- the strn3 gene encoding striatin-3 isoform X1, with amino-acid sequence MDEHPGGGGVGTSAPRQPPPPQQQGNNSSANPPIGGGGGGAVMVPHQPDELPRPQQQYTIPGILHYIQHEWARFEMERAHWEVERAELQARIAFLQGERKGQENLKHDLVRRIKMLEYALKQERAKYHKLKYGTELNQGEMKMPSFESDTKDSEVSAVHANSQLTWKQGRQLLRQYLQEVGYTDTILDVRTQRVRSLLGLSGSEQNGSVENKNLQHLINGTERRKDKRSPGDVLETFNFLENTEDSDEDDEEEGDLMDDISTDKHHRAKKHKTKVGNEGLASEDDADTEEALKEFDFLVTAEDGEGAGEARSSGDGTEWAEPLPFPTGGGKSFLLGGSDDVLESVLGLGDLADLTVTNDETDYGYDLPSSKESSFRKTWNPKYTLRSHFDGVRALDFHPIEPCLVTVSEDHTLKLWNLTKTVPAKKSASFDVEPIFTFRAHVGPVLSLAMTSSGEQCFSGGLDATIQWWNIPSSNVDPYDTYDPSVLAGSWLGHTDAVWGLAYSGIKNRLLSCSADGTVKLWNPTEKNPCISTFNTNHAEHGIPTSVDFNGCDPAHMVASFNSGDVVVYDLETSQQALVLKGQGDGTLPGSNHINKVVSHPTLPVTITAHEDRHIKFFDNKSGKVIHAMVAHLDAVTSLAVDPNGIYLMSGSHDCSLRLWNLDSKTCVQEITAHRKKSEEAIYDVAFHPSKAYIASAGADALARVYV; translated from the exons atggacGAACACCCCGGCGGAGGAGGGGTCGGAACAAGTGCCCCACGACAGCCTCCGCCACCACAGCAGCAGGGGAATAACAGTAGCGCGAATCCACCAATTGGAGGCGGTGGTGGCGGAGCAGTCATGGTACCACACCAGCCCGATGAGCTACCTCGGCCGCAGCAGCAGTACACAATCCCCGGCATCCTGCACTACATCCAGCATGAGTGGGCCCGGTTCGAGATGGAGAGGGCGCACTGGGAAGTGGAGAGGGCCGAGCTTCAG GCGAGGATAGCCTTCTTGCAGGGGGAGAGGAAGGGCCAGGAAAACCTGAAGCATGACCTGGTTAGAAGAATAAAAATGTTAGAATATGCATTAAAGCAGGAAAG agCAAAATACCACAAGTTAAAATATGGAACAGAGCTAAACCAAGGAGAAATGAAGATGCCAAGTTTTGAATCAG ACACCAAAGACTCAGAGGTCTCTGCTGTTCATGCCAACAGTCAGCTCACCTGGAAACAAGGACGACAGCTGCTCAGACA GTACCTACAGGAAGTCGGATACACAGACACCATCCTCGACGTTCGTACTCAGAGGGTTCGCTCTCTGCTTGGCCTGTCAGGCTCAGAGCAGAATGGATCTGTGGAGAACAAGAACCTGCAGCACCTGATCAATGGGACCGAGCGCCGCAAGGACAAAAG GAGTCCAGGTGATGTTCTGGAGACTTTTAACTTTCTGGAAAACACAGAAGACAGCGATGAAGACGATGAGGAGGAGGGGGACCTGATGGATGACATCAGCACTGACAAACATCACCGAGCCAAGAAACATAAGACCAAG GTGGGAAACGAGGGCTTAGCATCAGAGGATGATGCCGACACAGAGGAGGCGCTAAAGGAATTTGACTTCTTGGTGACGGCTGAGGATGGAGAAGGGGCGGGTGAGGCTCGGAGCTCCGGAGACGGGACAGAGTGGG CGGAGCCTCTACCGTTTCCTACTGGCGGGGGAAAGTCCTTCTTACTTGGGGGGTCAGATGACGTGTTGGAGAGCGTGCTGGGACTGGGTGACCTTGCCGACCTCACAGTCACCAACGATGAAACTGACTATGGCTATGAT CTGCCGTCCAGTAAGGAGTCTTCGTTCAGGAAGACATGGAACCCCAAGTACACGCTAAGGAGCCACTTCGATGGTGTCCGAGCACTAGACTTTCATCCCATTGAGCCCTGCCTGGTCACCGTGTCCGAGGATCACACCCTTAAATTGTGGAACCTCACCAAGACCGTCCCTGCCAAAAA aaGTGCCTCTTTCGACGTGGAACCGATCTTCACATTCAGAGCGCATGT tGGACCAGTGTTGTCATTGGCGATGACCTCCAGTGGTGAACAGTGTTTTAGTGGTGGTCTCGACGCAACCATCCAATGGTGGAACATCCCCAGCTCAAATGTTGATCCCTACGACACTTATG ATCCCAGCGTCCTGGCAGGTTCCTGGTTAGGACACACGGATGCTGTGTGGGGATTGGCATACAGCGGTATCAAAAACCGCCTCCTGTCCTGCTCGGCCGACGGAACAGTGAAGCTGTGGAACCCAACAGAGAAAAACCCCTGCATCAGCACTTTCAATACAAACCATg CAGAGCACGGGATCCCTACATCGGTGGACTTCAATGGTTGTGACCCTGCTCACATGGTGGCATCCTTTAATAGCGGAGATGTGGTGGTGTATGACCTGGAAACTTCCCAGCAAGCACTGGTGCTCAAAGGACAGGGAGATGGCA CTCTGCCGGGGTCAAATCATATAAATAAGGTGGTGAGTCATCCCACACTGCCAGTCACCATCACTGCTCATGAAGATCGACACATCAAATTCTTTGATAACAAGTCAG GTAAAGTGATTCATGCCATGGTGGCTCATCTGGATGCAGTAACTAGCCTGGCCGTGGATCCCAACGGCATCTACCTGATGTCTGGCA GTCACGACTGCTCTCTGCGTCTGTGGAACCTAGACAGTAAAACGTGTGTTCAAGAGATCACAGCTCATCGTAAGAAGAGCGAGGAGGCCATCTACGACGTGGCCTTCCACCCCTCCAAGGCCTACATTGCCTCCGCTGGAGCCGACGCCCTTGCCAGAGTCTACGTATAG